A stretch of DNA from Nitrospira sp. KM1:
TTCCGCAACAGGCGTGGTAGGCGTTATATCGCCTAGCGTCAAGCAAGGACATTCTTCATTCTGACTGTCTTAAAAATCAAACATGGGCGACCCGCGCCGGATTCCAGGGTGTCAGATGTTTGAGCATCGCATTGACGATCGTCAGGAGCTTGCGCATCCAGGCCACGCGAACGACCTTCTGAGCCTTGCCCGCCACATACAAGCGGCAATAGAACACATGAATCACGGCCTCCAGAGCCCAACAGGAAGCGGCTGGGATTGCAGTTCTCGCAGGGCAGTGCTAGAGTTTAACTCAGTTAAACTCTAGCATTGGAGCCATCATGCCTCGTAAGACAACAGTGCTCGGATTTTCAGTCAGTCCAGCGCTTGCCAAAGAGTACGAACGTCTTGCCGAACGTGAGGGGGCGACAAAGAGCGACTTGTTCCGTCGCATGGTGGAAACATATAAGGCGGAACGAGCGGAACAAGAATTTTTCGCGCTTCAGCGGAAAATGGCCCGTCGAGCTCGCAAGGCTGGCGTGCTCACCGAAGAGGAGGTCGAACGGATCGTGTTTGAGGACCGCTGATGAAGGTCGTCTTCGACACGAATGTATTCGTGTCTGCGTTTCTCTTTCCGGGAAGTCAGGGCGAACAAGCGCTTTTGTTTGCGCAGCGACGGAAGGTTGATCTCTCTACTTCTGTTCCAATTCTCACCGAGACCGCTCGGGTTCTTCGGGAGAAGTTCGACCAATCAGAAAAAGATATTACTGCCGCGTTGAAGATCATCGGCCGGTCAGCAACGATTGTCAGACCGGCGCGCAAGATCACGGTGCTCGAAGATAAGCCTGACAATCGCATACTTGAATGTGCGGTGACTGTTGAAGCCGATCTCCTCGTAACGGGAGACCACCATCTCTTGAAGCTGAAGGAATTTGAGGGAATACCCCTTGTACGTCTTGCCGATTTTCTTCGATCGATCCCATCCGATGAAGGTGCAGAATAACTCGGATTAAAGGTCAGACTGAGGGCGGTTTCCTCTGGCGCGATGTAATTCGCGGCTCCGTCGAAGTTCAGCCGGCGTCGAACGGAGTGCCGGGTCTGTTGATGTTGCCGATCCGCGGTGTATGAACCCCGGTATAAAGGCTTTCCTTTCCGCGCATCGAGATTGATGCCGGCGTATACTCAACAGTGTCCGTCATCTCTTTGACAAATGCCGTATGAGAATGAGGAACCAATCATGGTGAAGAATTGGGAAAGGCAGTACCTGCGCCGCTGTGTCGAGCTTGCAGCAGAGGCCCTCGATGCAGGCGACGAGCCGTTTGGCTCTGTGCTCGTCGCAGTGGACGGGAAAATCCTTTTTGAGGATCGCAACCGCGTGGGCTCTGGAGATCGAACCCGGCATCCCGAGTTCGAGATTGCGCGGTGGGCGGTTGCCAACATGACTCTGGAGGCAAGAGCTGCGGCAAGCGTCTATACCTCGACTGAGCATTGCCCGATGTGTGCCGCAGCGCACGGATGGGTCGGGCTAGGTCGTATCGTGTATGTGAGCTCCGCCGAGCAATTGGCAACATGGCTTACCGAACTCGGAGTTCCAGCCGCTCCCGTCCGACCGCTGTCAATTCGTGAAATAGTCCCTCATCTGATGGTAGACGGCCCAGTTCCTGATCTTGCTGAACAGGTGCATGACTTACATCGTCGGTCCACAATTCGACATTGCATCCCAGAAGCTCGGCCCGCACCGAACCGGTAGCCGAGGCGGTCGATGACCAGCGGT
This window harbors:
- a CDS encoding nucleoside deaminase, which encodes MVKNWERQYLRRCVELAAEALDAGDEPFGSVLVAVDGKILFEDRNRVGSGDRTRHPEFEIARWAVANMTLEARAAASVYTSTEHCPMCAAAHGWVGLGRIVYVSSAEQLATWLTELGVPAAPVRPLSIREIVPHLMVDGPVPDLAEQVHDLHRRSTIRHCIPEARPAPNR
- a CDS encoding ribbon-helix-helix protein, CopG family; protein product: MPRKTTVLGFSVSPALAKEYERLAEREGATKSDLFRRMVETYKAERAEQEFFALQRKMARRARKAGVLTEEEVERIVFEDR
- a CDS encoding putative toxin-antitoxin system toxin component, PIN family; its protein translation is MKVVFDTNVFVSAFLFPGSQGEQALLFAQRRKVDLSTSVPILTETARVLREKFDQSEKDITAALKIIGRSATIVRPARKITVLEDKPDNRILECAVTVEADLLVTGDHHLLKLKEFEGIPLVRLADFLRSIPSDEGAE